CATCCCCCTGTGGCTGGGAATCGCCGCAGCCCTGCCTCTCACCTGGAGTCCCACCCGCATCTACTTCTCCATCACGATCATCATCTCCCTGATCGGGTGGACCACCCTGGGCCGGGAGGTGCGGGGACGGTTCCTCCAGCTGCGGCACGAGGACTTCATAATGGCGGCGAGGCTGTGCGGCGCCAGGGACGGGCGCATCATCCGAGTCCACATGGTGCCCCTGCTTACCAGCCACATCATCGCCGCCACCACCCTGGCCGTACCCCTCATGATCATCGCGGAGACCTCCCTCAGCTTCCTGGGCCTCGGCCTCCGGCCACCGGCCATCTCCTGGGGTGTCATGCTCCAGGACGCCCAGAACGTCCAGACGGTCGCCCAGGCGATCTGGATGCTCATACCCGTGGCTCCGGTGATCCTGGCCGTACTGGCCTTCAACTTCCTGGGCGACGGTGTCCGAGACGCGGCCGACCCCTATGGAGGCTGACGTGCGAACCGACCGCTCGCTGCTCTCCGTGCGGAACCTGAAGACCTACTTCATCGCCGACGAGGGGGTCACCAAAGCGGTCGACGGGGTGAGCTTCGACGTGTCGGCGGGCCGGACGCTGGGGATAGTCGGAGAGAGCGGGTGTGGCAAGAGCGTCACCGCGCTGTCGATCCTGCGGATAGTGGATGACCCCGGCCGGATCGTCGACGGCGAGATACTCCTCACCCGGAACGACGGGACCCCCGTCGACCTCGTGAAGCGGCGACCCAACGGAAAGTACATGCGTTCGGTGCGGGGAGGCGAGATCGGGCTCGTCTTCCAGGAACCGATGACATCGTTCAGCCCGGTCCACACCATCGGCAACCAGTTGACCGAGGCCATACGCCTCCACGAGCGGCTCAACAAGGCGGAGGCCAGGGAGAGGGCAGCGGACCTTCTCACGATGGTGGGAATCCCCCGTCCCGCCGCCACCCTGGACCAGTACAGTTGGGAACTCTCCGGCGGCCTTCGCCAGAGGGCCATGATCGCCCACGCGCTGGCGCCCGATCCCAGGCTGCTGATCGCGGACGAGCCCACCACCGCGCTCGATGTGACCACCCAGGCCCAGATACTCGATCTCATGATGTCCCTGCAGGAGGAACGGTCGATGGCGGTAATGCTGATCACGCACGACCTCGGCGTCATCGCCGAGACGGCGGACGATGTGGTGGTGATGTATCTGGGCCGCGAGGTAGAGCAGGGTTCCGTGGAGAACATCTTCTACGACCCCCAGCATCCATATACCCGAGCCCTGTTGCGTTCCATCCCGGCCCTGGACGCGGCGCCCAAGGCCAAGCTGCCCGCCATCACCGGATCCGTGCCCCATCCGTTCGACCGCCCGAGCGGATGCAGCTTCCATCCCCGCTGCTCGGAGGCCATCGAGGGCTTGTGCGCGGTCGAAGAACCCGAGACCTGGACGACTGCCCCCGGCCGGGAGGTGGTCTGCCATCTATTCCGCGATCAAGAGACGGCGGTCTCGATCGAAGGACGAGGGTCATGACCGGGCCCGGCGCGGCCGAGAGCCCCACTCCCGATAACGGGTCCTCGAACATCCTCGAGGTCCGTAACCTCAAGAAGCACTTCCCGATCAGGGTGGGCTTCGCCAACCGGGTCAGGGGTCACGTCCGGGCCGTCGACGGGATCAGCTTCGACGTCCGCCAGGGCGAGACCCTGGCGCTGGTGGGCGAGAGCGGATCGGGCAAGACCACCGCGGTCCGCTGCTTGGTCCGGGCGTTGGATCCGACCGCCGGCGAGATCCGCTTCCGTACCGAAACGGGTAAGTGGATCGACCTGAGCGACCTCAGCCGGCGGGAGTTACGTCCGCTGCGGCCCCAGATGCAGATGGTCTTCCAGGACCCGCGCTCATCGTTGAATCCCAGGATGACCATGCTCGACATAATCGGCGAACCCCTGCTGCTCAACGGGATGAACAACCGCAATGACCGCATCGACCGGGTCGAGGAATTGCTCCGCCTGGTTCGCCTGCGCCCCGAGTACATGCGCAGGTTCCCGCATGCCTTCAGCGGCGGCCAGCGGCAGCGGATCGGCATCGCGCGCGCCCTTGCTCTGAACCCTCGCCTGGTGATAGCCGACGAGCCGGTGTCCGCCCTCGACGTCTCCGTGCAGGCGCAGACCCTCAACCTGCTGCTCGAGCTCCAGGAGGAACTGGGCCTCACGTACATATTCGTCGCGCACGACCTGAGCGTGGTCAAGCACATCAGCGATCGGGTTGCGGTCATGTACGTCGGCAAGATCGTGGAGATCGGGGAGCGCGACCAGGTGTTCTTCAACCCGAAACATCCCTATACGGCGGCGCTCCTGAATGCCGTGCCCCGCACGGACCCCCGTGCCAGCCGCACGAGGATCCCGCTGCGCGGCGAGGTGGCGGATCCGGCCGACCCACCCAGCGGGTGCTACTTCCATCCCAGGTGCGCCTACGCCATCGAGCGGTGCGGTGCCGAGACCCCTGTGGCAGAGGTGGTGGACGGGGAACGGCGGGTCGAATGCCTGCGAGTCGCGGAGTTGGAACTACCAGGCGTCACCACCGGCTGAACACACCTTCCGAACCGGCAACCTCACGCATGCCGGGTCTCCGGCGGGGCTTCCAGCAACCCTGCGAAACCAGTTGACACAATGGTTCTTGTGCGGATATCGTGAAGCGTTATCGGGACTTGATATCAACAGCACGAGGCCTGCGGAGAGGGCGGACAACCCGACCGATCACAACCTTTGACACGTGGGCGGAGGAGGTTCCGTTGATGGCGGACGATAAGCACCAGGGCGACAAGGGTGTCTCGAGGCGCCGTTTCCTGAAGCTGGCCGGCGGCAGTGTTGGAGGTGCCATCGTCATCGCCGCTTGCGGCGCGGACGACGAGCCGGCTCAGACCACCGCCGCGCCCACGCAAACCACAGCCGCCCCGGCGACGACCCAGGCGGCTACCACGGAGACGACCGCCGCGGCCCCTGCGGACGCGCCGACCACGACAGCCGCAGCAAGCGACGCGCCGACCACCACGGCAGCAGCGGCTGCGGACACGACGACCACGACCCGCGCCATCGAAAGGGGCTTGCCGGCGATCGAGGGTCACATCGTGATCACCGATCCTGCCCAGTACCCCACCACGTACAACGAGTCGCCGGAGATGGCTGCTCGGGTGGCGGCGGGCGAGCTCCCGCCGGTTGACCAGCGCGTTCCGCGGAATCCCCTGGTGGTCGAGCCGGTGCATGAGATCGGCACCTACGGCGGGCGCGAGCTGCGCCGCGGGTACATCTCCACGGTCAATGATCGCCAGAACGCCAACCGGTTCAACGGTGGGCCGGACAACCTGATCTACTGGGACTACGCCCACCGGCAGGTAATCCCCAACATCGCGGCCGGGTTCGAGGTAAATGCCGACGCCACCGTGCTCACGCTCTACCTGCGTGAAGGGATGAAGTGGTCCGACGGAGCGCCGTTCACCGCCGAGGACATTGTCTGGTGGCGCCAGCACATGAGCCTGAACTCCAACGTCGCGGCTCCCCCGGGACAGTTGCGCGTCGGTGGGGAGCAGGTGGCCGTGGAGAAGGTGGACGATTACACGGTCACGTTAACCGCGGTGGCACCCTACCCCCTGTTGCCGCAGATCATGGCGGGATGGGGTTCCATCAACGGGCAGACCATCACCGGTCAGTTCGGTTACGGGGGCTTCGCGCCTGCCCACTACCTGCAGCAGTTCCACGCCGACTTCAATCCTGACGCCGACGCGCTGGCCCAGGATGCCGGCCAGGAGAACTGGGGCGCCTACCTCAAGAACCGGAACACGTGGCAATTCAACCCCGAGTTGCCGACCGTCACCCCGTGGGTGATGACACGGCCGATCAACGATCCTCCATGGGAGTTCGAGGCCAACCCGTACAGCATCTGGGTGGATACGGCGGGTAACCAGTTGCCGTACATCCACAAGATCAGCATGGCCGGAGCAGAGGACCGGGAAGTTCTGATCCTCAACTCCGTCGCCGGGGAGTACGACTTCCAGGACCGGCACCTCCAGGTGGCGAGCCTCCCGGTGTTGCTCGAGAACCAGGAGCGCAGCGGGTACATGATCCACCGCACTCCCGGCGTGGGGTCGGACTTCGGGGTGCGTATCAACCTTGCCTACGACGCCGACCCGGTGATCGGTGAGTTGATCCGTACGGCCGACTTCAGGCGAGCCCTGTCGATGGGTATCGACCGGGACGAGATCAATGAGGCCATCTTCCTGGGAACGAGCCAGACGACGTCTTCGGCGCCGTCGGAGCAGAGCGTCTACGCCCTGGGTCAGGAGTGGGTCGAGAAGTGGGCCACGCTCGATGTCGATGCGGCCAACGCGCTGCTCGACGGGATCGGTCTGACCGAGAAGGACGGAGAAGGCTACCGGCTGCGCCCCGACGGCAGCGGCGACCGGCTCGTGCTGGTCTACGAAGCGCCGGCCAGCTTCGCCGACTTCCCGGCCGCCGGACAGTTGATCCGGGAACACTGGCGCGAGATCGGGATCGACCTGAGCGCTGGTCCGGCGGTTACCGGCGGCCTGCTCGTGGAGAAGGCCGAGGCCAACGAGATCATGTTCTCGGGCCACACGGTCTCATCCCCCGATCCGTTCCGGCAGCAGGACGGGATCATGCCCACCAGGACCAACAACTATCCGGGCTTGATCGGCATCCCCTACGCCAAGTGGCGGGCCACCGACGGCGCCGACGGCGTGGAGCCACCCGATCAGCTGATGATCAAGGAGGGTTGGGCCCTGCTTGACGCCGGTCTGGTCGAACCGGACGATGCGGAGCGGATCCGGATCGCGAAGGAGATCTACAAGCTCCATGTCGATCAGGTCTGGTCGATCGGGGTGGTCGGCGACGGCCTGGCAATCTACGGGATGTACTTGGCGAACACCAACCTCGGCAACATCCCGGCCCGGATATCCAACACGCTGGACCAGCGGGCGCCATCGAACGCCCTTCCTCCCGCGTTCTACTGGAAGAGCTGATACACAGCGACTGCGGAGGGTGGCGTACGGGCCACCCTCCGTCGCGCCCGGGGCAGCCTCGGAACTAGAAGGGAAGCGGCTGGCGGCGGCGTTCGGCTCGTGCGAACCCGGCTATCCACAGCGCAGCCACGAGGATCAGCCCGCTACCGAAGGCCGCCTGTCCCCACGTGCGCCAGATGAGAGCGAAGAAGAGCAGTACGATCCCCAATCCCATCGGCACCAGCGCTAGCCACTTGACCAGCTTCAGCATGCCTGACCCCCCTCTCGGTCGGGTCGGGTTCTCACTCTCCGACCGTTCGCAGTAGTAGATCGCCGGTTCGCACCGTCGCATACTTCGGGATCCGGCTCGCGCCCATGGAGTATCCCCGCATGCCGCCGCCGAGGAACTTCCGGGCCCGTACCACCCGGCGAACCGGCGTCCCCTTGTCCCTCAGCAGGAACTTGCTGAAAGGTACGCACGAGTCGAGCACATCTGGAGGGTCCAGCTCCACATCGCCACCGGAAGTGCGGATCACGAACCCACCCGCCACATCCTGGTGGTGCAACCGCTCCGCCGTGTCGACGATGATGTTCTCCCCTGCCACACCCGGGGGCGCCCACCCGAACTCGCACTCGATCAGCTTGTAATGCCCGCTGAACCCGATGCTCAGGATCCGATCGGGGCGATGTGCTCGCGCCTCGGCGGGATGCGCCGAGTGATGGCGGTCGAGAACCCAATCGCCGTCCACCTCGGCGATGACGCCGGCCCGGCCCACCTTCAGTTCTCCCACCTTTATGAGTGATGTGGTTCGGTAGACCTGGCCGTCCGGGGTGTCCCCGATGAGCTTTTCCCTCTGGATCTGGAGAAGCGAGATCAGCCCGACAGGCACGAGCCCAGCCGACGTGTCCGCCGGACTCGGTTGTGACGATTCGCTTAGCCGGCTCACGCCACAGCCTCCAAGATCTCGTCGGGGGTCAGGTTACCGATGCCCATGTCCTCGAGGGAGCGGCCCTCGCTCCGGTAGTCCCTCCCGGTAGCCGCACCCGCGAGGGTGATGACCGAGTCGATGACGGGAGTGTGAACTCCCACCAGCCGGGCTATCCGCGTCATCGGCACCAGGCCGAGCGGCACGTCCTCGGTCACGTAGCGTCCGCGCATTCCTCCCGGGACGCCGATGCCCCGCATCACGTTGGAGGCCAGTTGCCGCTCCGTATCCATCGGGTCGGATCCGACGATACCGTAGGAGCGCTCCAGCCAGGCGGGATGGCTCCGGAAGGGGATCCCCAACGCGCCGGCGATCTCCATCCTCTCGGCATCAAGGGCCTCCATGGCCCGGACCGCCGAGGGCGTCATCCCGTCGGCGTAGAAGTCGAAGTCGCCCCCGTCCATCGGTCCGGCGTTGAGCACCGCCACCACAGGGTGGGCCACCGGGTTTATGTTGTCGAAGCTGGTCTCGAGCACGGAGGTGGCCGGCTCGACGTTGGGGAAGACGGGTTGGAGCACCCCGAGGACTTCAGGTGTCCCCGAGGCTCCGAGGGCCGCCGCGGAAAAGGCCCGCTTGACCCCGCCGATATGGACCGTTCCGGGCTCGACGACCCGGCAGGCATAGGCCAGGGTGTTGGTTTCGGCCAGCCGGACGCCGGCCGGAACTCCGAGATCCGACCAGGTCTTTCGCACCTCGAGGGCTCCGCCGAAGCCGCCCGGATGGAGAACCACCGTCTCATCACCTCGCAGCACCCCGGCCAGTTCCGAGGCTATGTAGCGGTGGGCGAAGCTGGGGACCGACACGAGTATCAGGTCGGCGCCCGAGACGGCTCTGGCCATGTCGGTGGTGGCCAGCTCGATGGGACCGGTCTCCTCCACCGCCCCGCCTGCCCGGATCTCGCCCAAGGACGCCAGAGGCTCGACAACCTCCGGGAATCGGTCGTACAGCCTCACGGAGTGACCTGCCCGACCGCAGCGCGCAGCGGTGGACTGGCCACCGTTGCCCGCTCCCAGAATCGCTATCCGCACAAGTCCACCATCACTTCCAGGAGGGTCGAAGCGTCTCTCACCGTCTCGAGTGTCCCGACCAGACGGATCGCCTCGTCAACCTTGCTGCGGTTACCGCCGCCTATCGAATCTAGCAACAGGGCCCGCCTGTCCGGGAGGTGGAGCGGGAGAATGGAGCGATCTCCTTCGAGGCTCTCGGTGTGGCCCGAAGCCGTGGTCACCGTGACCCGGGCGAACCATGGGTCCCTTCCCGGCTCGTACCGGAGAGCGACACCGTCCGCCGGCTCCGCGCCCTCCAGGGCCCCGTTGGCCCTGTGGTCCTCTTCGCGGGGACCGCCTGCCAACACCTTCGCAAGGGCGCGGCGCAGGGCTGCGGCTTGGGATACTTGGTGTTCTGAGCCTCGGAGGCGGGTTCGGGCGACGTGGTCCCAGCGTCTGCGGGTCTCGGGCAGCAGCACTTCCACCTCAACCGGCTCCCCGGCATCGCCGGCCAGTCTCGCGCCCAGCCGGGAGGTCAGCTCCACCGGGACAAGATGGTTGGGATCAAGGTCATGGCGGCTGACCACGGCCCGTTCCAGCCCGAACCTGGTCCCCAGTCCTGACAGCGACCGATCCAGATCTGTCGGAACTGTCCCGAGTGTCGATCTGTACAACCCGAACTCTCCCTCGATCATGAGATCGGCCGCCGGGAATCCCGCCTCGGCGAGGATGGCGGCGTACACGCCGTTGCGTGCCAACTGCGCATTGATGAGCGCCTCTTCCTCTACGCCCTCGATCAGTCCCATCGTCAGGTGGCAGGCCTGCCCGATGGCATCTGCCGTCCGCTCCTCGTCGAGCCCGAGCAGGCGGGCCGCTGTGCAGGCCACGGCCACGGGACCGAACACGCAGTCGGCCCGGCGGGCGGTCGCGGCGCCCCAAGCCCAGGTACCGGCCGACAGAGCGAGGCCGGCGTCGTACCCCACCGCGATCGCCACCAGGAGCTCCTTCCCTGTGATCGCGCGTTCCTCGGTGAGCGCCAGAGCAGCAGGAATGATCAACGCCCCCGGACGCATCCCTCCGGCCATGCTGTCCTGCCGACCCCTGGTCTGCATGCTCAGCGAGTTGGCGAACACCACGTCGAGCAGGCGGAGAGAAGGCAGCCGGCCTATGGCCGAGTAGTTGCCCGGTGGCCTGCCCGGGCGGGCGCCGGCGGGAGGCCGATCCGCCAATGCCAACCCGAGGTGGTGGACGAGCAGATCCTTGCCCCGCTCGATCACAGCCGGCGGGAAGTCCTCGTACCTGGCTCCGGTGACATAAGCGGCGATCCGCTGGGATGCGGTCGAGCCGGGTTCCCGGTCGAGCCCCGGAGATATCGCCGGGGAGGCAGCAGGCCGCTCGGCGAACCGGTCGAGCGCTGTCCACAGCTCGGAGGCATCGCGGGACTCCTCGAGCCGGTCGACCGAGGTGACGAAGCCCTCGATCGCGGATGGAGGGGCTGCCGGAAGGAGGTCGGCCAACCACTCCCGGTAGTCCATGGGCGGGGTAGGGGACGGGTCATGACCCTCCCGGACGTGCTCCTGGCCGTCGGTGGTTACAACCGTGAGGCGGGCCGAGCGCAGGGGTAGCCCCTCCACGAAGTCCATTGACGTCCGGGCGAGCAGGTCCACGAAGCCCGCCGGCATGTCCTCGCGGTAACGGGCCGGGTTCAGACGGCCGTCCCACAACCAGGCGGCCACGAGGAATCGGGGAGACGCGTAGCGGGTGATGTACAGGCTTTCATCGTCGTCCCGGTAGCGGCGGAAGTTCCGGTCGAAGTCCTCCTCGCGGGGCCGCCGTTCCTCGGGGAGGGCGAGCCGGATCGAGGCCACGTCCTCCACGGTCACCCCCGTGCTGCGGACCAGGTCGTCCATCAGCTCCACGGGCACCACGTTGAAGCCACTGCACGCGTAACGCTTGCGGAACGCGTGCGTAAGCCCGTAGTCGCTCCCCAACGCGTCCATGGCCGCCACAACCTCGCCCGGAACGGCCCCGAGGTAGGTCTCGTACAGCCCGTACGGGCCATCCAGAACGCTCGGGGTGGAACGGTGTCCGTCCGCGGCCAGGAAGGTCGCCATGACGCCGCTCCGGGTCACATGGGGATACAGGATGCCGGCGAAGGGAGTTCCCTCGATGAGGCCGACTGCCCCGTTGGCGGCCAGCCCCAGCGCGTGGGCGGTTCTCTGCGGTCCGAGGCCCAGCAGACGGGACGCTACTGCTGCCACACCGAGCGGGCCCACCACGCAACCGGACCGGCGCGGGGTGCTCACCCCCCAGGTCCAGCCACCCCGTGCGGTGGCAACCAGGACGTCGTAGCCGGCTACCACCGCGGCCAGAAGGTCCCTGCCACTGACGGTCCGGGTCTCCGGTAGCGCCATGGCCGTGGGGAATACAAGCACCCCCGGATGGGTGCCACCGAGAGCCGCGTCGTCGAGCGCGTCCGCACCCATGAGGAGGGAGTTGGCGAAGACTGCCTCGAGCAGGCCGTACCGGCCGGGTGTTCCGAGAATGCGGTGCCGCCCTCCCTGACCGGAAAGCCTGCGAGCCACAGCGCGGGCTCGCCGGGGACGCGGGTAGTCCACGGCAGCGAGGGCCAGACCGACGTGATGGACGAGGTGGTCCTTGGCCAGCCCGACGATCTCCGATGGGATCGTCTCGAACGCGAGGCCGGAGACGTGTTCTGCCAGCCGGTGGATCAGGGGAGCGCCGTCCTCTTCGGCCCGCGCATCGGCTGTCGGTATTGACATCGGACTACGATATCGGTTACCGAGATCAGGATCAAGGGAGACCGAACCCGCATGACCGACAGCGGCCCGTCGATCAGCGAGCGGTTGGCTCGCTACATCCGTTCGCTTCGTTTCGAGGACCTGCCAACCGAGATCGTGGAGCGCGTCAAGGATCACCTCGTCCATCACGTCGCCTTAGGGATCGAGGGCCGCAACAGCGAGTACGGAGGGTACGCACGGAAGACCGCGGCGCGGTTGAGCGAGGCCGGTGGGCGCTTCTCCGCCATCGGCGAGAAACCCTCTCTCGGGCTGCTCGATGCCGTGTTCGTCAACTGCCTGTACATGCACCAGAGCGGGCAGGACGACTCGGAGTCGGGTGGCACCCATCCCGGCGTGCTCATATACCCCACAGCCCTCAACCTGGCGCAGGACCGCACCGTGAGCGGCAGGGAACTCCTCACGGCCTGCGCCATCGGCTACGACGTGGCGGTGGTCCTCAGCGCGGGGACCTGGGCCTGGACCGCTCCCGCGCCGCGGAGACCCAATGCGATCTTCGGGCCGGTTGCGGTGGCCGCCACCTCCGCCCGGCTGCTGGGCCTCTCCGAGCCACGAACGGTCAATGCCCTGGGCCTAGCCTGCCACGGCGCGCTGGGCCTGATCGAAGGCACCCGGTTCATCTGGGTGGTGTACCCGTGGGAGTGCCAGGCCGGGGTGTTCGCAGCAGTACTGGCCGAGTCGGGTTTCCCGGCCGCGCCGAGCATGATCGAAGGAGACTTCGGCCTCTACCAGACCCTCCTCCAGGAGATTCCGGCCGAGATCGACGAGAACCTCGCCACCCTGGGATCCCGTTTCCGCATCACAGAAGCCCGGGTCAAGCAATACCGGGCCAGCAACCTGAACGCCGGCATCCTCGACACCACCAAGCAGGCGTGTGAGGCGATGGACTTGAGGCCGGAGCGTGTCGAGTCGGTCCTGATCGAGCTACCCGAGAGCAGGCGCCTGCGAGAGAAGCGCATGGAGGAGAACTTCTCCAAGTACACGGATATCGTCTCGCGGATCGGATCCCTGCGCTTCCTAATGGCCCGGCTGATCCGGGACCGCGAACTGGACCACCGCGTCTACCTCGACCCCATCTCGGATGACTTGCAGTCCCTGCTCGATTCGATCACCCTGAGCTTCGTCGACGAGGCGGTCCCCAAGTACTACGCCCGGGTCACCATACGGACCACCTCCGGCGGGGTCGAGATATTCGAGCACGGCCGCCACGGCGTGCGGTATCCGAAGGTGGACCGGGAGGCATGGATGTCGAAGTGCCTGGGCGACGATCCACCGATCGACGTCGAGCGCTTCCTCCGGCTTGTCGACCGACTGGAGACCCTGCCCGATGCGTCCGTCCTGCTCGACGCCCTCGAGCACTGATCAGGCGGAGCACCGGCGTGGGATGGTCCGCTTGACTCGAACGGAGATCTGAAAGGAGTACCGGATGGATCGACCGGAACTGTTCATCGTTCACTGGCTTCACGTGTTCCTGGCCATCTACTGGTTCGGGGCGATCCTGTTCTCGCGCGTGAGCCTCTTTCCTGCGCTGCGCAGGCTGGGGCCCGAGTCCCTCGAGGAGGT
This portion of the bacterium genome encodes:
- a CDS encoding ABC transporter ATP-binding protein, coding for MRTDRSLLSVRNLKTYFIADEGVTKAVDGVSFDVSAGRTLGIVGESGCGKSVTALSILRIVDDPGRIVDGEILLTRNDGTPVDLVKRRPNGKYMRSVRGGEIGLVFQEPMTSFSPVHTIGNQLTEAIRLHERLNKAEARERAADLLTMVGIPRPAATLDQYSWELSGGLRQRAMIAHALAPDPRLLIADEPTTALDVTTQAQILDLMMSLQEERSMAVMLITHDLGVIAETADDVVVMYLGREVEQGSVENIFYDPQHPYTRALLRSIPALDAAPKAKLPAITGSVPHPFDRPSGCSFHPRCSEAIEGLCAVEEPETWTTAPGREVVCHLFRDQETAVSIEGRGS
- a CDS encoding ATP-binding cassette domain-containing protein, encoding MTGPGAAESPTPDNGSSNILEVRNLKKHFPIRVGFANRVRGHVRAVDGISFDVRQGETLALVGESGSGKTTAVRCLVRALDPTAGEIRFRTETGKWIDLSDLSRRELRPLRPQMQMVFQDPRSSLNPRMTMLDIIGEPLLLNGMNNRNDRIDRVEELLRLVRLRPEYMRRFPHAFSGGQRQRIGIARALALNPRLVIADEPVSALDVSVQAQTLNLLLELQEELGLTYIFVAHDLSVVKHISDRVAVMYVGKIVEIGERDQVFFNPKHPYTAALLNAVPRTDPRASRTRIPLRGEVADPADPPSGCYFHPRCAYAIERCGAETPVAEVVDGERRVECLRVAELELPGVTTG
- a CDS encoding ABC transporter substrate-binding protein, whose amino-acid sequence is MADDKHQGDKGVSRRRFLKLAGGSVGGAIVIAACGADDEPAQTTAAPTQTTAAPATTQAATTETTAAAPADAPTTTAAASDAPTTTAAAAADTTTTTRAIERGLPAIEGHIVITDPAQYPTTYNESPEMAARVAAGELPPVDQRVPRNPLVVEPVHEIGTYGGRELRRGYISTVNDRQNANRFNGGPDNLIYWDYAHRQVIPNIAAGFEVNADATVLTLYLREGMKWSDGAPFTAEDIVWWRQHMSLNSNVAAPPGQLRVGGEQVAVEKVDDYTVTLTAVAPYPLLPQIMAGWGSINGQTITGQFGYGGFAPAHYLQQFHADFNPDADALAQDAGQENWGAYLKNRNTWQFNPELPTVTPWVMTRPINDPPWEFEANPYSIWVDTAGNQLPYIHKISMAGAEDREVLILNSVAGEYDFQDRHLQVASLPVLLENQERSGYMIHRTPGVGSDFGVRINLAYDADPVIGELIRTADFRRALSMGIDRDEINEAIFLGTSQTTSSAPSEQSVYALGQEWVEKWATLDVDAANALLDGIGLTEKDGEGYRLRPDGSGDRLVLVYEAPASFADFPAAGQLIREHWREIGIDLSAGPAVTGGLLVEKAEANEIMFSGHTVSSPDPFRQQDGIMPTRTNNYPGLIGIPYAKWRATDGADGVEPPDQLMIKEGWALLDAGLVEPDDAERIRIAKEIYKLHVDQVWSIGVVGDGLAIYGMYLANTNLGNIPARISNTLDQRAPSNALPPAFYWKS
- a CDS encoding NAD/NADP octopine/nopaline dehydrogenase family protein, encoding MRIAILGAGNGGQSTAARCGRAGHSVRLYDRFPEVVEPLASLGEIRAGGAVEETGPIELATTDMARAVSGADLILVSVPSFAHRYIASELAGVLRGDETVVLHPGGFGGALEVRKTWSDLGVPAGVRLAETNTLAYACRVVEPGTVHIGGVKRAFSAAALGASGTPEVLGVLQPVFPNVEPATSVLETSFDNINPVAHPVVAVLNAGPMDGGDFDFYADGMTPSAVRAMEALDAERMEIAGALGIPFRSHPAWLERSYGIVGSDPMDTERQLASNVMRGIGVPGGMRGRYVTEDVPLGLVPMTRIARLVGVHTPVIDSVITLAGAATGRDYRSEGRSLEDMGIGNLTPDEILEAVA
- a CDS encoding MmgE/PrpD family protein: MSIPTADARAEEDGAPLIHRLAEHVSGLAFETIPSEIVGLAKDHLVHHVGLALAAVDYPRPRRARAVARRLSGQGGRHRILGTPGRYGLLEAVFANSLLMGADALDDAALGGTHPGVLVFPTAMALPETRTVSGRDLLAAVVAGYDVLVATARGGWTWGVSTPRRSGCVVGPLGVAAVASRLLGLGPQRTAHALGLAANGAVGLIEGTPFAGILYPHVTRSGVMATFLAADGHRSTPSVLDGPYGLYETYLGAVPGEVVAAMDALGSDYGLTHAFRKRYACSGFNVVPVELMDDLVRSTGVTVEDVASIRLALPEERRPREEDFDRNFRRYRDDDESLYITRYASPRFLVAAWLWDGRLNPARYREDMPAGFVDLLARTSMDFVEGLPLRSARLTVVTTDGQEHVREGHDPSPTPPMDYREWLADLLPAAPPSAIEGFVTSVDRLEESRDASELWTALDRFAERPAASPAISPGLDREPGSTASQRIAAYVTGARYEDFPPAVIERGKDLLVHHLGLALADRPPAGARPGRPPGNYSAIGRLPSLRLLDVVFANSLSMQTRGRQDSMAGGMRPGALIIPAALALTEERAITGKELLVAIAVGYDAGLALSAGTWAWGAATARRADCVFGPVAVACTAARLLGLDEERTADAIGQACHLTMGLIEGVEEEALINAQLARNGVYAAILAEAGFPAADLMIEGEFGLYRSTLGTVPTDLDRSLSGLGTRFGLERAVVSRHDLDPNHLVPVELTSRLGARLAGDAGEPVEVEVLLPETRRRWDHVARTRLRGSEHQVSQAAALRRALAKVLAGGPREEDHRANGALEGAEPADGVALRYEPGRDPWFARVTVTTASGHTESLEGDRSILPLHLPDRRALLLDSIGGGNRSKVDEAIRLVGTLETVRDASTLLEVMVDLCG
- a CDS encoding MmgE/PrpD family protein, which produces MTDSGPSISERLARYIRSLRFEDLPTEIVERVKDHLVHHVALGIEGRNSEYGGYARKTAARLSEAGGRFSAIGEKPSLGLLDAVFVNCLYMHQSGQDDSESGGTHPGVLIYPTALNLAQDRTVSGRELLTACAIGYDVAVVLSAGTWAWTAPAPRRPNAIFGPVAVAATSARLLGLSEPRTVNALGLACHGALGLIEGTRFIWVVYPWECQAGVFAAVLAESGFPAAPSMIEGDFGLYQTLLQEIPAEIDENLATLGSRFRITEARVKQYRASNLNAGILDTTKQACEAMDLRPERVESVLIELPESRRLREKRMEENFSKYTDIVSRIGSLRFLMARLIRDRELDHRVYLDPISDDLQSLLDSITLSFVDEAVPKYYARVTIRTTSGGVEIFEHGRHGVRYPKVDREAWMSKCLGDDPPIDVERFLRLVDRLETLPDASVLLDALEH